The following are from one region of the Candidatus Aminicenantes bacterium genome:
- a CDS encoding DNA alkylation repair protein: MAADIVARLASGGDPVHAAGAHRYFREQVEFYGWTTPRMRALVAEIYAEVRSSWSLADALALAEILLPRQKFEAKAVGILILLKFKKDFGPAEFRKIKAWLAKDYCNNWASVDSLCPEGLGGLIGTHPALADEILQWTSHGNRWVRRGSIVAFIGLTRRGRFLDQAYVVAAAMLGTDDDLLQKATGWMLREAGKADAPRLKKFLLANGPAIPRTTLRYAIERFPEAERKALLAATKSHV, from the coding sequence ATGGCTGCCGATATCGTCGCCCGTCTCGCGAGTGGGGGAGACCCAGTCCACGCGGCGGGGGCTCATCGCTATTTCCGCGAGCAGGTGGAGTTCTACGGCTGGACGACGCCCCGCATGCGCGCCCTGGTGGCGGAGATCTACGCCGAGGTGCGCTCCTCGTGGTCACTAGCCGATGCCCTAGCCCTGGCCGAAATCCTGCTGCCCCGACAGAAATTCGAAGCCAAGGCGGTCGGCATTCTCATCCTTCTCAAGTTCAAGAAGGACTTTGGGCCGGCCGAATTCCGGAAGATTAAAGCCTGGCTGGCCAAGGACTACTGCAACAACTGGGCTTCCGTGGACAGCCTTTGTCCGGAAGGCCTGGGCGGACTGATCGGGACGCATCCCGCCCTGGCGGACGAGATCCTTCAATGGACCAGCCATGGCAACCGCTGGGTCAGGCGGGGGTCGATTGTCGCTTTCATCGGGCTGACCCGGCGCGGCCGATTCCTGGATCAGGCCTATGTCGTGGCCGCGGCGATGCTGGGAACCGACGACGATCTCCTGCAGAAGGCCACGGGATGGATGTTGCGGGAAGCCGGGAAAGCCGACGCGCCTCGACTCAAAAAGTTTCTTCTGGCCAACGGCCCGGCCATCCCCCGGACCACCCTCCGCTACGCCATCGAACGCTTTCCGGAGGCCGAGCGCAAAGCGCTTCTGGCCGCGACTAAGTCCCATGTGTGA